Proteins encoded in a region of the Candidatus Brocadia sp. genome:
- the cas3 gene encoding CRISPR-associated helicase Cas3', translating into MKEPYAHSANSQGQRHRLVDHLNEVASLAKIFADKFGAGDLAYWAGLWHDVGKFHPAFQEYLLKCEGEPEKIHRGPDHKGAGAFLALKHLEPLVFLIAGHHGGLPNSANLKAVWLPEKSNSSPSQEALNIAKSEGIQIVPQSSLLPPTFVKTPLDGEFFIRMLFSALVDADFLDTESHFNPKIIDKRGGYPSLNELWCHFEENQKKITGKSLDQLNIIRNEVYENCLDAAELPPGFFKLTVPTGGGKTRSSMAFGLKHAIRYRMDRVIVAIPYTSIIEQTAEVYREIFGKDVVLEHHSAVTPSENEDAVDDGTSWARLAAENWYAPIVVTTTVQLFESLFSNKTSRCRKLHNIVNSVIILDEVQTLPTGLLTPILDALRQLVSYYKVTVVFCTATQPALESSPYQEGIDGIREIVPEPKRSFSMLKRVEYTWVNKDEKWDWARVATEMRKVTQCMTVVNTKKDAISLLDALDDPSAIHISTLLCGEHRRDVLRQVRNLIADGKPCRLVSTQVVEAGVDLDFPLVLRAVGPLDRIVQAAGRCNREGKLSAGKMIIFSPEDGGVPPGDYCTGTDTAMSLLNYDDFDFHNPLLYEEYFKRLYQAVNLDKDNIQELRQTYNYRDVDARFQMIKKLSISVIVKYYGTEGKDREVDKLLPYLKNIRGRSPSILLRRLQPFIVSIPEYLKNEYQRDGLIVEIKPGLWEWLSVYDKVRGLVVSGINPEDLVVTS; encoded by the coding sequence GTGAAAGAACCATATGCCCATTCAGCTAACTCACAAGGTCAAAGACACAGACTCGTTGACCATTTAAATGAGGTTGCCAGTCTGGCTAAAATATTTGCTGATAAATTTGGCGCTGGTGATCTTGCTTATTGGGCGGGTTTGTGGCACGATGTGGGGAAATTCCACCCTGCCTTTCAGGAGTACTTGCTAAAGTGCGAGGGAGAACCGGAAAAGATACATCGGGGACCCGATCACAAAGGTGCTGGTGCATTCTTAGCACTAAAGCATTTGGAACCCTTAGTATTTCTCATAGCCGGGCATCATGGCGGTCTTCCAAATAGTGCAAATTTGAAGGCGGTCTGGTTACCTGAAAAATCCAATTCTTCACCTTCTCAAGAAGCTTTGAATATAGCAAAAAGTGAAGGGATACAAATTGTTCCACAATCAAGCCTTTTGCCACCTACCTTTGTAAAAACACCTCTTGATGGTGAATTTTTCATTCGAATGCTGTTTTCTGCTTTAGTAGACGCAGATTTTCTGGATACAGAATCTCATTTCAATCCAAAAATTATCGATAAAAGAGGGGGCTATCCATCTCTTAATGAACTCTGGTGTCATTTTGAGGAAAATCAGAAGAAAATTACTGGTAAGTCTTTAGACCAACTCAATATCATCCGTAACGAGGTTTACGAGAATTGCCTGGATGCTGCGGAACTCCCGCCTGGCTTTTTCAAATTGACAGTTCCAACCGGAGGCGGTAAGACACGCTCCAGTATGGCATTCGGACTTAAACATGCAATCAGGTATAGAATGGACAGGGTTATTGTTGCTATTCCATACACAAGTATTATCGAGCAAACTGCTGAGGTTTATCGTGAAATATTCGGCAAAGATGTGGTGTTGGAACATCATAGCGCCGTTACTCCTTCAGAAAATGAAGATGCGGTGGACGATGGGACATCATGGGCTCGACTTGCCGCTGAAAACTGGTATGCACCGATAGTTGTCACGACAACTGTCCAACTCTTTGAAAGCCTCTTTTCAAACAAAACCAGCCGTTGCCGTAAACTTCACAATATCGTTAATAGTGTTATTATCCTTGATGAAGTACAGACCCTACCTACAGGGTTACTTACTCCAATACTTGATGCTCTCAGGCAGTTAGTGTCTTATTATAAAGTGACAGTAGTTTTTTGTACAGCCACACAACCTGCTCTCGAAAGCAGCCCATATCAGGAAGGGATAGACGGAATAAGGGAGATTGTTCCAGAACCTAAAAGGTCCTTTAGCATGCTGAAAAGGGTTGAGTATACATGGGTAAATAAAGATGAAAAATGGGATTGGGCAAGAGTTGCTACTGAAATGAGAAAAGTCACACAGTGCATGACAGTTGTAAATACAAAGAAGGATGCTATTTCTCTTTTGGACGCCCTTGATGATCCATCGGCCATTCATATTTCAACGTTATTGTGTGGCGAACACAGGCGGGATGTGCTTAGGCAAGTTAGAAACCTGATAGCGGATGGTAAGCCCTGTCGTCTTGTCTCAACGCAAGTGGTAGAAGCGGGAGTCGACCTTGACTTTCCACTAGTGTTAAGAGCAGTTGGCCCCCTTGACAGAATTGTTCAGGCAGCAGGGCGTTGTAACAGGGAAGGAAAGCTGTCTGCTGGCAAAATGATAATTTTTAGTCCTGAGGATGGCGGTGTTCCTCCCGGTGACTATTGTACCGGGACGGATACTGCTATGAGCCTCTTAAATTATGATGATTTTGATTTCCATAATCCTTTACTTTATGAGGAATATTTTAAACGTCTTTATCAAGCAGTAAATTTGGATAAAGACAATATTCAGGAATTACGACAAACTTATAATTATCGTGACGTTGATGCAAGATTTCAGATGATCAAAAAATTATCAATCTCTGTTATTGTTAAATATTATGGGACTGAAGGAAAAGATAGGGAAGTAGATAAACTTTTGCCATACCTTAAAAATATTCGAGGAAGATCACCAAGTATATTGCTCCGAAGACTTCAGCCATTTATAGTAAGTATCCCTGAGTATCTCAAAAATGAATACCAGAGAGATGGTCTGATAGTGGAAATAAAACCAGGACTCTGGGAATGGCTTAGCGTTTATGACAAAGTGAGGGGACTGGTTGTATCGGGCATAAATCCGGAAGATTTGGTGGTTACAAGTTAG
- the cas5c gene encoding type I-C CRISPR-associated protein Cas5 — protein MQKGPPLEVKVWGELACFTRPEMKAERVSYPVMTPSAARGVLEAIFWKPEFSWQVREIHVLNPIRHFSILRNEVNHKVVVSTVKGWASDGYGGYFSDNNEKNRAQRHTLALRDVAYIIKADAVLKSHATDPDAKYRDQFRRRVAKGQCHHTPYLGCREFTASFGEPEGSEKPIEQSDDLGKMLFDMKYEEGKSGRGTPIFFHAKLKNGILIVPIDLYQKEE, from the coding sequence ATGCAAAAAGGGCCGCCATTAGAGGTGAAGGTCTGGGGAGAACTTGCCTGCTTTACTAGGCCGGAAATGAAAGCCGAGAGGGTAAGCTATCCTGTTATGACGCCATCAGCGGCGCGCGGCGTTCTGGAAGCTATTTTCTGGAAGCCGGAGTTCTCATGGCAGGTGCGAGAGATTCACGTGTTGAATCCAATACGGCATTTTTCTATTCTGCGTAACGAAGTGAACCACAAAGTAGTTGTTTCAACTGTAAAAGGCTGGGCGTCGGATGGATACGGGGGATACTTTTCAGACAATAACGAAAAAAACAGGGCACAGCGCCATACGCTGGCTCTCAGGGATGTGGCTTATATTATTAAGGCGGATGCAGTGTTGAAATCACATGCTACTGATCCGGATGCTAAATATCGTGATCAATTCAGACGTAGGGTAGCTAAAGGTCAATGTCACCATACACCTTATTTAGGATGCCGTGAGTTTACAGCCTCCTTTGGAGAACCTGAAGGCAGCGAAAAGCCTATTGAGCAAAGTGACGACTTGGGAAAAATGCTCTTTGATATGAAATATGAAGAGGGAAAATCAGGGCGCGGTACTCCAATCTTTTTCCATGCGAAGTTAAAAAATGGAATTTTAATTGTACCTATCGATCTTTACCAGAAGGAGGAATAG